In Capsicum annuum cultivar UCD-10X-F1 chromosome 7, UCD10Xv1.1, whole genome shotgun sequence, one genomic interval encodes:
- the LOC124885888 gene encoding EP1-like glycoprotein 1, giving the protein MHLDLQECETTLRLVELISEQNSASQFFKELCRKYRAFSNTLRYSEFHRWSHTPIPSREGNGTMFVCGFLCDHDGTACVFAVLIFPSEYDSYLYYPRLVWSPNRDNPVKVNATLQLRQDGGLLLMDSNDTLIWKTNTRGKLVSGFKLTEMGNLVLFCKSNDTIWQSFDHSIDSLVPGQIMAPGQKLISSISATG; this is encoded by the exons ATGcatttggatctccaggaatgtGAGACAAcacttcgtcttgtcgagttgatctccgAGCAGAACTCCGCTAGTCAATTCTTTAAAGAGCTGTGTAGGAAATACAGAGCTTTCTCCAAT ACCCTCCGATACAGTGAATTCCACAGATGGAGCCACACACCCATCCCATCGAGAGAAGGGAATGGGACTATGTTTGTCTGTGGTTTCTTATGTGACCATGATGGCACTGCTTGCGTTTTTGCTGTCCTTATATTCCCAAGTGAATATGATTCTTATCTGTATTACCCAAGATTAGTTTGGTCACCTAATCGGGATAATCCAGTCAAAGTTAATGCAACCTTACAACTTAGGCAAGACGGAGGCTTGCTCTTGATGGACTCGAATGACACTTTGATTTGGAAAACGAACACACGTGGAAAGCTTGTTTCAGGATTCAAGTTGACGGAGATGGGAAATCTTGTCCTCTTTTGCAAAAGTAACGACACTATTTGGCAGTCCTTTGATCATTCTATAGACTCTTTGGTTCCGGGACAAATAATGGCCCCTGGACAGAAGCTGATATCCAGCATATCAGCAACAGGCTAG